Proteins from one Paraburkholderia sp. BL10I2N1 genomic window:
- a CDS encoding thioredoxin family protein: MATESPAGELGVVAPAFSLPATDGRTLTLDDVRGEHGLVVVFMCNHCPYVQGALPHLVRDARELAKLGVGVVGISSNDAATYPDDSFERMAWLAADLGLPFPYLYDETQQVARAYGAVCTPECFGFDAGLRLRYRGRVDASRKEPVEDAPRELFDAMREIARAGVAPEPQYPAFGCSIKWKLG; this comes from the coding sequence ATGGCTACGGAATCTCCCGCAGGTGAACTGGGCGTCGTCGCGCCCGCGTTCTCGCTGCCTGCCACTGACGGACGGACCTTGACGCTGGACGACGTGCGAGGCGAGCACGGTCTCGTGGTGGTGTTCATGTGCAACCACTGCCCTTATGTACAGGGCGCGTTGCCGCATCTTGTGCGCGATGCGCGCGAACTGGCGAAGCTGGGTGTCGGCGTGGTCGGCATCAGTTCCAACGACGCCGCCACGTATCCGGACGATTCGTTCGAGCGGATGGCATGGCTCGCTGCCGATCTGGGTTTGCCGTTTCCTTACCTGTATGACGAAACGCAGCAGGTGGCCCGTGCCTATGGCGCGGTGTGCACGCCGGAGTGTTTTGGCTTCGACGCGGGTCTGCGGCTGCGCTATCGGGGGCGGGTCGATGCCTCGCGCAAGGAGCCGGTCGAAGATGCACCGCGTGAACTCTTCGATGCGATGCGTGAGATTGCGCGGGCGGGCGTGGCGCCGGAGCCGCAGTATCCGGCTTTCGGCTGTTCGATCAAGTGGAAGTTGGGCTAG
- a CDS encoding DUF6513 domain-containing protein: MDHIVFLTGRLAEKSLKQVLEGIAPIEGSASGVVPPFTWEVREIGLQVAGLMTAELVRRRVPLPLIATRMIVPGRCRGDLDALSAHYGVPVERGPEEVKDLPQFFGREAQHFDLSRYETHIFAEIVDAPRLDLDGIEARARLYADQGADVIDIGCLPETPFPHLEDAVKLLKAQGYRVSVDSMQTTELVRGGRAGADYLMSLNVDTLWIADEVPSTPVLVAREPRDPASLDAAIDAMTQRGRAFLADPILDPIPFGLAASIARYVALRERYPEIGIMMGIGNVTELTEADTSGINALLLGMAAELRVSAVLTTSVSLHARRAVREADLARRVMHAAREAQVLPKGISGDLSALHAKRPFPYDAREIEELAGAVRDPNFRVQVAADGIHVYNRDGHQTALDPFALYPGLKLENDGGHAFYMGVQLARAEIAWQLGKRFDQDQPLDWGCEVDRPEQDLSAWHAPGTTARKKR; the protein is encoded by the coding sequence ATGGACCACATCGTCTTCCTGACCGGCAGACTGGCCGAAAAAAGCCTGAAGCAGGTGCTGGAAGGCATCGCCCCCATCGAGGGAAGTGCCTCGGGGGTTGTGCCTCCCTTCACGTGGGAGGTCCGCGAAATCGGGCTGCAGGTCGCGGGTCTGATGACCGCCGAGCTGGTGCGCCGGCGCGTACCGCTGCCGCTCATTGCGACCCGGATGATCGTACCGGGCCGCTGCCGCGGCGATCTCGACGCGTTGAGCGCGCACTATGGCGTACCCGTCGAACGGGGGCCCGAAGAGGTCAAGGATCTGCCGCAGTTCTTCGGCCGCGAGGCGCAGCACTTTGATCTGTCGCGCTATGAGACGCACATCTTCGCGGAAATCGTCGATGCGCCGAGGCTCGATCTCGACGGCATCGAGGCGCGCGCACGGCTTTATGCCGATCAGGGCGCGGATGTGATCGACATCGGCTGTCTGCCGGAAACGCCGTTTCCGCATCTCGAAGACGCGGTGAAGCTGTTGAAGGCGCAGGGTTACCGGGTGAGCGTCGACTCGATGCAGACGACTGAACTCGTGCGCGGCGGCCGCGCAGGCGCCGACTACCTGATGAGCCTGAACGTCGATACATTGTGGATCGCGGATGAGGTGCCGTCGACGCCGGTCCTCGTCGCGCGTGAGCCGCGCGATCCGGCCTCGCTGGATGCCGCCATCGATGCGATGACGCAACGCGGCCGCGCCTTTCTCGCCGATCCGATTCTCGATCCGATTCCGTTTGGACTGGCCGCGTCGATCGCCCGCTATGTCGCGCTGCGCGAACGGTATCCGGAGATCGGCATCATGATGGGTATCGGCAACGTCACGGAGCTGACCGAAGCCGATACGAGCGGGATCAACGCGCTACTGCTTGGCATGGCGGCCGAGTTGCGGGTCAGTGCGGTACTAACTACGTCGGTCAGTCTGCACGCGCGGCGTGCCGTGCGCGAAGCCGACCTCGCCAGGCGCGTGATGCATGCGGCTCGCGAGGCACAGGTGTTGCCGAAAGGCATTTCCGGGGATCTCTCCGCGCTGCATGCGAAGCGGCCTTTTCCGTACGACGCCCGCGAAATAGAAGAACTTGCCGGGGCGGTGCGCGATCCGAATTTCCGCGTGCAGGTCGCGGCGGACGGTATCCATGTGTACAACCGCGATGGACATCAGACCGCGCTCGATCCCTTTGCGCTGTATCCGGGGCTGAAGCTGGAAAACGACGGCGGACACGCGTTCTATATGGGCGTTCAGCTTGCCCGCGCTGAAATCGCGTGGCAGCTCGGCAAGCGCTTCGATCAGGATCAGCCGCTGGACTGGGGGTGCGAGGTGGACCGGCCCGAGCAGGATCTCAGCGCCTGGCATGCACCGGGCACGACGGCAAGGAAGAAGCGCTGA
- a CDS encoding flavoprotein — protein MSTPTPARRLGEFKPDARFAWCVTGSGHMLEESIDMARQLPGVDLFLSAAGEEVLPLYGWTVPKLREHFRVIRDNSASSVPVGMLYTGQYHTVVIAPATSNTVAKCAYGISDTLPTNLYAQAGKQCIPGIVFACDTAPSVITQSPHEWVEVRPRTIELDNVERLTRIEHTTVARSLDELRAALDQRLADLKLAWTTSSS, from the coding sequence ATGAGCACACCCACGCCCGCCCGGCGGCTCGGCGAGTTCAAGCCCGACGCGCGATTCGCGTGGTGCGTGACCGGCTCGGGCCACATGCTCGAGGAATCGATCGACATGGCGCGGCAACTGCCGGGCGTGGACCTGTTTCTGTCCGCGGCTGGCGAGGAAGTGCTGCCGCTCTATGGCTGGACCGTGCCGAAACTGCGCGAGCATTTCCGGGTGATACGCGACAACAGTGCGAGCAGCGTGCCGGTCGGCATGCTGTACACCGGCCAATACCACACCGTCGTGATCGCCCCCGCGACGAGCAACACGGTCGCGAAGTGCGCATACGGCATCTCCGACACGCTGCCGACGAACCTGTACGCGCAGGCCGGCAAGCAATGCATACCGGGCATCGTTTTCGCATGCGACACGGCACCGAGCGTGATTACGCAAAGTCCGCACGAATGGGTCGAGGTGCGTCCCCGCACGATCGAACTCGACAACGTCGAGCGGCTCACGCGTATCGAACACACGACAGTAGCGCGTTCGCTCGACGAACTCAGAGCGGCACTCGACCAACGGCTGGCAGACCTCAAGCTCGCATGGACCACATCGTCTTCCTGA
- a CDS encoding sigma-54-dependent Fis family transcriptional regulator: MSSLADIDTHVREVLSTVNHQLATRPTSDSVAQSWARCLNEFRLDPARFVTPPILTQQELAARREAASDLIACSKLEMTTLYQQLADPELAVVLVDPEGVIVHQVSSVPFGEAIGADGLRVGALWSEREAGTNGMGTCLVERDCLAVCQHEHFYSRYTSLTCSAAPIFDDRGVIAGVLDVTSRSKLLQQHSLVLVGMSRQMIENRLIDARYRHANMIHFHSRPEFVSTLHAGKLAVSDSGVVLAASRSALFQLDFRSHTELVGKRIEEAFNSSLEDMIARSIRGSFHPVTVYSANANNRFFLVAQTPRDAATSATRILMTDPTVRDVSPGARNRTVKQRDTREQTSRLDKLSHLEFGDPGMASQIQLAARVIQRKIPIILKGQTGTGKEVFANALHSISPNCAGAFVAVNCASLPENLIESELFGYRAGAFTGAQREGRRGKIVQANGGTLFLDEIGDMPMALQARLLRVLEEHEVTPLGTENTIKVDFQLISASHRNLMELVQTGQFREDLYYRLNGIELNLPALRDRADALALMQHILESELDDPPALSAEAQHALLSYAWPGNIRQLRHVLQMAVALCDGAEIRCSHLPAEVVHGTGASPATRPSGAPSMVQAAHLADDADTSALNAIQLKERETVLALLDEHRWNVSNVAKGLGISRNTLYRKMHRLHIRLSHDGSDPSPEA, encoded by the coding sequence ATGTCGTCGCTTGCTGACATCGATACACATGTTCGGGAAGTGCTCAGTACCGTCAACCACCAGTTGGCCACCCGCCCCACCAGTGATTCCGTGGCGCAGTCGTGGGCGCGATGCCTGAACGAGTTCAGGCTCGATCCGGCCCGCTTCGTGACGCCGCCTATACTCACGCAGCAGGAACTCGCGGCACGCCGCGAAGCGGCCAGCGATCTGATCGCCTGCTCGAAGCTCGAAATGACCACGCTGTATCAACAGCTCGCCGACCCTGAACTGGCGGTCGTGCTGGTCGACCCGGAAGGCGTGATCGTGCACCAGGTTTCCTCGGTGCCGTTCGGCGAGGCGATTGGCGCGGACGGGCTGCGCGTCGGCGCGCTCTGGAGCGAACGTGAAGCAGGCACGAACGGCATGGGCACCTGTCTCGTCGAACGTGACTGCCTTGCCGTTTGCCAGCATGAGCATTTTTATTCGCGCTATACGTCGCTGACCTGCTCGGCGGCGCCGATCTTCGACGATCGCGGCGTCATCGCCGGCGTACTCGATGTCACGAGCCGCTCGAAGCTCCTGCAGCAGCATTCGCTCGTGCTCGTCGGCATGTCACGGCAGATGATCGAAAACCGCCTGATCGATGCGCGCTACCGCCACGCGAACATGATCCACTTCCATAGCCGCCCTGAATTCGTGAGCACGCTGCATGCAGGTAAGCTCGCGGTCAGCGACAGCGGTGTGGTGCTGGCCGCCAGCCGCAGCGCGCTCTTCCAGCTCGACTTCCGCTCGCATACCGAACTAGTGGGCAAGCGCATCGAAGAAGCATTCAATTCGTCGCTCGAAGACATGATCGCGCGCAGTATACGCGGCTCGTTCCATCCGGTGACGGTCTATAGCGCGAACGCGAACAACCGCTTTTTCCTCGTCGCGCAAACGCCGCGCGACGCCGCGACGAGCGCCACGCGCATCCTGATGACCGACCCCACCGTGCGCGATGTCTCACCTGGGGCGCGCAACAGAACCGTCAAACAACGCGATACGCGCGAGCAGACCAGCCGCCTCGACAAGCTGTCCCATCTGGAATTCGGCGATCCGGGCATGGCCTCGCAGATCCAGCTTGCCGCGCGCGTGATCCAGCGCAAGATTCCGATCATCCTCAAAGGACAGACCGGCACCGGCAAGGAAGTCTTCGCGAACGCGCTGCACAGCATCAGCCCGAACTGCGCCGGTGCGTTCGTCGCGGTCAACTGCGCGTCGTTGCCGGAGAACCTGATCGAAAGCGAACTGTTCGGCTACCGCGCCGGGGCGTTCACCGGTGCGCAGCGTGAAGGCCGGCGCGGCAAGATCGTGCAGGCCAACGGCGGCACGCTGTTTCTGGACGAGATCGGCGATATGCCGATGGCGCTGCAGGCGCGTCTGTTGCGCGTGCTGGAAGAACACGAGGTGACGCCGCTCGGCACGGAAAACACCATCAAGGTCGATTTCCAGCTGATCAGCGCGAGCCACCGCAATCTGATGGAACTTGTGCAGACAGGCCAGTTCCGTGAGGACCTGTATTACCGGCTCAACGGCATCGAACTGAACCTGCCCGCGCTGCGCGACCGGGCCGACGCGCTCGCGCTGATGCAGCATATCCTCGAAAGCGAACTGGACGATCCGCCCGCGCTGAGCGCCGAGGCCCAGCATGCGCTCTTGAGCTACGCGTGGCCGGGCAACATCCGTCAGTTGCGTCACGTACTGCAGATGGCGGTCGCCCTATGCGACGGCGCGGAGATTCGCTGCTCGCATCTGCCCGCCGAGGTCGTGCATGGCACGGGTGCGTCCCCGGCTACGCGCCCATCGGGCGCACCCAGCATGGTTCAGGCCGCGCATCTCGCGGACGACGCCGACACCTCGGCCCTCAACGCGATCCAGCTGAAGGAGCGCGAGACCGTGCTGGCGCTCCTCGACGAGCACCGCTGGAACGTCAGCAACGTCGCCAAGGGCCTGGGCATCAGCCGCAACACGCTGTACCGGAAGATGCACAGACTGCACATCCGGCTGTCGCACGACGGATCGGACCCATCGCCCGAGGCATGA
- a CDS encoding dihydroneopterin aldolase, translated as MDRFDAIRHNGFSAVSAASDAAMQHAAFDSSARQASRAPMDIVYIEGFTGQTVIGIDHGELHAPQPVRMSLAIGVPAIRACTTDRIEDTINYAAVREALHGLLASHGTQLLEALAEKVAQLLIADFGAHWVRVSLAKPAKFEDVESVGVLIERRRDETRAAYATCASLGEGLIPN; from the coding sequence ATGGACCGTTTCGATGCGATTCGCCACAACGGCTTTTCTGCGGTTTCCGCCGCTTCCGATGCGGCAATGCAGCACGCTGCATTCGATTCTTCCGCCCGGCAGGCGAGCCGTGCGCCGATGGATATTGTGTATATCGAAGGATTCACGGGGCAGACAGTAATCGGCATCGATCATGGCGAATTGCACGCGCCTCAACCGGTACGCATGAGTCTCGCAATCGGCGTGCCCGCGATTCGAGCCTGCACGACCGATCGCATCGAAGACACAATCAACTATGCTGCAGTGCGCGAAGCCCTGCATGGACTGCTTGCATCGCACGGCACGCAATTGCTCGAGGCGCTTGCAGAAAAGGTGGCGCAATTGCTGATCGCAGATTTCGGAGCGCACTGGGTGCGCGTTTCGCTCGCCAAGCCCGCCAAATTCGAGGACGTCGAATCAGTGGGCGTGCTCATCGAGCGGCGCCGCGATGAAACCCGTGCTGCCTATGCGACATGTGCTTCGCTTGGAGAAGGGCTGATTCCGAACTGA
- the fae gene encoding formaldehyde-activating enzyme, whose translation MAKINRVMVGESLVGDGNEVAHIDLIIGPRGSAAETAFCHALTNNKDGFTSLLAVVAPNLLTKPNTILFNKVTIKGAKQAVQMFGPAQHAVALAVADSVEDGTIPKDEADDLFVCVGVFIHWQAEDDKKIQEFNYKATREAIQRAVAGEPNAAEVVAKKATVAHPFAPN comes from the coding sequence ATGGCCAAGATCAACCGCGTCATGGTAGGAGAGTCGCTGGTCGGCGACGGCAACGAGGTCGCCCACATCGACCTGATTATCGGTCCGCGCGGCTCCGCTGCCGAGACAGCCTTCTGCCACGCGCTGACCAACAACAAGGACGGCTTTACATCGCTGCTGGCCGTCGTTGCGCCGAACCTGCTCACCAAGCCCAATACCATCCTGTTCAACAAGGTGACGATCAAGGGCGCCAAGCAGGCCGTGCAGATGTTCGGTCCGGCACAGCACGCCGTGGCGCTGGCGGTAGCGGACAGCGTCGAAGACGGGACGATCCCGAAGGACGAGGCCGACGACCTGTTCGTCTGCGTCGGCGTCTTCATTCACTGGCAGGCCGAAGACGACAAGAAGATCCAGGAGTTCAACTACAAGGCCACGCGCGAAGCGATCCAGCGCGCGGTAGCGGGGGAGCCGAATGCAGCGGAAGTGGTGGCGAAGAAGGCCACGGTCGCACATCCGTTTGCGCCTAACTGA